A genome region from Phoenix dactylifera cultivar Barhee BC4 chromosome 18, palm_55x_up_171113_PBpolish2nd_filt_p, whole genome shotgun sequence includes the following:
- the LOC103710699 gene encoding uncharacterized protein LOC103710699 isoform X2 — MSLENEEQLVLESLPESISECRKQSKISYTKDFLLSLSDLDICKKLPSGFDASILSELEDASNSILERQRGLGGLPLQGSNHNDYASLPLNRWDGSDSYSRGSSGRWDTRSSGSSDRDGDFQSDRELFMQDADRRPGNPSRRFWQHPEHDGLLGSGAFPRHSESKARGSNHYQLNKSSEPYQPPRPYKAMPFPRKDSDFCNDETFGSAECSSQERAEEERKRRSSFELMRKEQQKALQEKQKHYNNKEKLDADIIALLESSVDKQVTMNGNDKSDDSLTSSLFRHDSSKSSFVPQAPASRPLVPPGFANALVEKSLSVQSSSTSLESEARSAVVGDKIPLDGMYKDQEKRNQSAVCMNANVQKSGFMNTSVFFVNESSSTNAEVVKPSIGFENAATMTSGLQKVSEVWEDDRVNDFSNEKEAKSEIVNTVGQDHSTSILEKLFGSALAKNYESSPTYVENQGLKTYEETWSPVVSESSKFARWFLEEEKNSVEEFSSRDLLSLIVNEEKVGLQTPAISNGKAAGHIPQSLAFENNELFTSPATSSIAGISEQYNQGARPDSSVVVLTCEDLEQSILAEVKDSSSTLRHSVQGAGTSLDGKSEDQGTNMDDHASQHLLSLLQKGTKNDATASPMLGMESYDRISISDVKTDLNLGGVENSTASNSERVPGSEKALMLEALFGAKSMYELHSVEAPVSVHRGSAGGLNDTEAPLSHGRPISHTDVFFSSSSGEYQSSKTVREEQMVTLNHIQEARGYNILGPGIDHRDSPTEGSKLGSAGAEEGALEIHLPEEDGLITGRLSLQLPHLMNQPRPLLQQLGQLANRNHDPQHPFPANVIPHHAFNNASDPRFDPAAHHLMLQHMPLPGNFPPQYPFQGIPRGLPLSHPINHMPGYLPEMGNVHNFPMPHHQPNNGGLGMGMPGAVAGVGMGGHPEALERLIEMEMRANSKQIHPAAAGHIPGIFGPDLDMNFRYR; from the exons ATGAGTCTGGAGAATGAGGAGCAGTTGGTGCTAGAATCTCTGCCTGAAAGTATATCTGAATGTCGAAA GCAGTCAAAAATATCCTACAccaaagattttcttttgtcgCTCAGTGACTTGGATATTTGCAAGAAGTTGCCCAGTGGGTTTGATGCTTCAATTCTGAG TGAACTTGAAGATGCTTCTAATAGCATACTTGAGCGGCAAAGAGGTCTAGGAGGCTTACCTTTGCAGGGTTCAAACCACAATGACTATGCCTCATTACCATTAAATAGGTGGGATGGTTCAGATAGTTATTCTCGAGGAAGCTCAGGTAGGTGGGACACCCGTTCCTCTGGTTCGAGTGATAGAGACGGGGACTTTCAGTCAGACCGTGAATTGTTTATGCAAG ATGCTGATAGGCGACCCGGAAACCCATCTCGACGTTTCTGGCAACATCCAGAGCATGATGGACTTTTGGGAAGTGGTGCATTTCCAAGACACTCAGAATCAAAGGCTCGGGGAAGTAATCATTATCAGCTCAATAAGAGTTCTGAACCTTATCAGCCCCCACGACCATATAAG GCTATGCCTTTTCCTCGAAAAGACAGTGATTTCTGTAATGATGAAACATTTGGTTCTGCTGAATGTTCAAGTCAGGAAAGAGCAgaggaggaaagaaagagaagat CATCCTTTGAGTTAATGAGGAAGGAGCAACAGAAAGCACTACAAGAGAAGCAAAAGCATTATAATAACAAAGAAAAGCTTGATGCTGATATTATTGCACTATTAGAGAGTTCTGTTGACAAACAAGTCACAATGAATGGAAATGACAAGTCCGATGACTCTTTGACATCTTCCCTTTTCCGGCATGATTCTTCTAAGTCTTCTTTTGTTCCTCAAGCCCCTGCATCTAGGCCACTTGTACCTCCTGGTTTTGCAAATGCACTAGTGGAGAAAAGTCTATCTGTGCAGTCTTCAAGCACTTCCCTTGAATCAGAG GCTAGAAGTGCTGTTGTGGGGGATAAGATTCCTCTAGATGGCATGTATAAAGATCAAGAGAAAAGAAATCAGTCAGCTGTGTGCATGAATGCCAATGTGCAGAAAAGTGGCTTCATGAACACTTCTGTTTTCTTTGTAAATGAAAGCTCGTCAACAAATGCGGAAGTTGTTAAACCTTCGATTGGTTTTGAAAATGCGGCCACTATGACATCTGGTCTTCAGAAAGTCAGTGAAGTTTGGGAAGATGATAGAGTGAATGATTTTTCCAACGAAAAAGAGGCAAAGTCTGAGATTGTGAATACAGTGGGTCAGGATCATTCTACCTCAATTCTGGAAAAGTTGTTTGGCAGTGCTCTGGcaaaaaattatgaaagttCGCCTACTTATGTTGAG AATCAGGGTCTCAAAACATATGAGGAAACATGGAGCCCTGTAGTATCTGAATCTTCTAAGTTTGCTCGTTGGTTTCTTGAAGAAG aaaaaAATTCCGTGGAAGAGTTTTCATCCAGGGACTTGCTCTCTTTAATCGTCAATGAGGAGAAAGTAGGTTTGCAAACACCTGCAATTTCTAATGGCAAAGCTGCAGGGCATATCCCACAAAGCTtagcttttgaaaataatgagcTCTTTACATCTCCTGCAACTTCCTCTATAGCTGGGATATCTGAACAGTATAATCAAGGTGCTAGGCCCGATTCAAGTGTTGTTGTGCTTACGTGTGAGGACCTTGAGCAGTCCATCTTGGCTGAGGTTAAAGATAGCAGTTCAACTTTACGGCATTCTGTACAGGGAGCTGGGACTTCGTTAGATGGTAAATCTGAAGATCAGGGAACTAATATGGATGATCATGCATCCCaacatcttctttctttgttgcaGAAGGGAACAAAGAATGATGCGACGGCATCTCCTATGTTAGGTATGGAATCCTATGATAGAATCTCCATCTCAGATGTGAAAACGGATCTCAATCTTGGGGGTGTTGAGAAttctactgcaagcaattctgaAAGAGTCCCTGGTTCTGAGAAGGCTCTGATGCTAGAAGCATTATTTGGGGCAAAATCTATGTATGAGCTCCATTCTGTGGAAGCCCCAGTCTCAGTTCATAGAGGTTCAGCTGGAGGGCTTAATGACACCGAGGCTCCTCTGTCACATGGACGACCAATTTCTCATACAGATGTTTTCTTCTCTTCTAGTTCAGGTGAGTATCAATCCAGCAAGACCGTTCGTGAAGAACAAATGGTTACTTTAAACCATATTCAGGAAGCAAGAGGCTACAATATTCTGGGTCCTGGGATAGATCACAGAGACTCTCCTACTGAGGGTTCAAAGCTTGGCAGTGCCGGTGCTGAAGAGGGAGCTCTGGAGATTCACCTGCCAGAAGAGGACGGTTTGATCACA GGTAGGCTATCTTTGCAGTTACCTCATCTGATGAATCAGCCAAGGCCTTTATTGCAGCAATTGGGTCAACTCGCTAATAGGAATCATGATCCACAGCATCCTTTTCCTGCTAATGTTATTCCTCATCATGCTTTCAACAATGCTAGTGATCCACGGTTTGATCCTGCTGCTCATCATCTGATGTTACAGCACATGCCACTTCCAGGAAATTTCCCACCACAATACCCATTTCAGGGAATTCCAAGAGGTTTACCGCTATCTCATCCCATCAATCACATGCCAGGTTATTTACCTGAGATGGGCAATGTACATAATTTTCCAATGCCCCACCACCAGCCAAACAATGGTGGCCTTGGAATGGGAATGCCAG GAGCTGTTGCCGGGGTTGGTATGGGTGGTCACCCAGAGGCGCTTGAAAGGCTGATTGAAATGGAAATGAGAGCTAATTCAAAGCAGATCCACCCTGCAGCAGCTGGTCATATTCCAGGTATTTTTGGTCCTGACCTCGACATGAACTTCAGGTATAGATGA
- the LOC103710699 gene encoding uncharacterized protein LOC103710699 isoform X1, with protein sequence MSLENEEQLVLESLPESISECRKQSKISYTKDFLLSLSDLDICKKLPSGFDASILSELEDASNSILERQRGLGGLPLQGSNHNDYASLPLNRWDGSDSYSRGSSGRWDTRSSGSSDRDGDFQSDRELFMQDADRRPGNPSRRFWQHPEHDGLLGSGAFPRHSESKARGSNHYQLNKSSEPYQPPRPYKAMPFPRKDSDFCNDETFGSAECSSQERAEEERKRRSSFELMRKEQQKALQEKQKHYNNKEKLDADIIALLESSVDKQVTMNGNDKSDDSLTSSLFRHDSSKSSFVPQAPASRPLVPPGFANALVEKSLSVQSSSTSLESEARSAVVGDKIPLDGMYKDQEKRNQSAVCMNANVQKSGFMNTSVFFVNESSSTNAEVVKPSIGFENAATMTSGLQKVSEVWEDDRVNDFSNEKEAKSEIVNTVGQDHSTSILEKLFGSALAKNYESSPTYVENQGLKTYEETWSPVVSESSKFARWFLEEEKNSVEEFSSRDLLSLIVNEEKVGLQTPAISNGKAAGHIPQSLAFENNELFTSPATSSIAGISEQYNQGARPDSSVVVLTCEDLEQSILAEVKDSSSTLRHSVQGAGTSLDGKSEDQGTNMDDHASQHLLSLLQKGTKNDATASPMLGMESYDRISISDVKTDLNLGGVENSTASNSERVPGSEKALMLEALFGAKSMYELHSVEAPVSVHRGSAGGLNDTEAPLSHGRPISHTDVFFSSSSGEYQSSKTVREEQMVTLNHIQEARGYNILGPGIDHRDSPTEGSKLGSAGAEEGALEIHLPEEDGLITVSDSLDTITSDLLPLMNANNTKELLHEKTVEELDDKLLNNIPRDVEHIQTLGLDGLPHLRGQFGVVDSDNLYHDLQGRLSLQLPHLMNQPRPLLQQLGQLANRNHDPQHPFPANVIPHHAFNNASDPRFDPAAHHLMLQHMPLPGNFPPQYPFQGIPRGLPLSHPINHMPGYLPEMGNVHNFPMPHHQPNNGGLGMGMPGAVAGVGMGGHPEALERLIEMEMRANSKQIHPAAAGHIPGIFGPDLDMNFRYR encoded by the exons ATGAGTCTGGAGAATGAGGAGCAGTTGGTGCTAGAATCTCTGCCTGAAAGTATATCTGAATGTCGAAA GCAGTCAAAAATATCCTACAccaaagattttcttttgtcgCTCAGTGACTTGGATATTTGCAAGAAGTTGCCCAGTGGGTTTGATGCTTCAATTCTGAG TGAACTTGAAGATGCTTCTAATAGCATACTTGAGCGGCAAAGAGGTCTAGGAGGCTTACCTTTGCAGGGTTCAAACCACAATGACTATGCCTCATTACCATTAAATAGGTGGGATGGTTCAGATAGTTATTCTCGAGGAAGCTCAGGTAGGTGGGACACCCGTTCCTCTGGTTCGAGTGATAGAGACGGGGACTTTCAGTCAGACCGTGAATTGTTTATGCAAG ATGCTGATAGGCGACCCGGAAACCCATCTCGACGTTTCTGGCAACATCCAGAGCATGATGGACTTTTGGGAAGTGGTGCATTTCCAAGACACTCAGAATCAAAGGCTCGGGGAAGTAATCATTATCAGCTCAATAAGAGTTCTGAACCTTATCAGCCCCCACGACCATATAAG GCTATGCCTTTTCCTCGAAAAGACAGTGATTTCTGTAATGATGAAACATTTGGTTCTGCTGAATGTTCAAGTCAGGAAAGAGCAgaggaggaaagaaagagaagat CATCCTTTGAGTTAATGAGGAAGGAGCAACAGAAAGCACTACAAGAGAAGCAAAAGCATTATAATAACAAAGAAAAGCTTGATGCTGATATTATTGCACTATTAGAGAGTTCTGTTGACAAACAAGTCACAATGAATGGAAATGACAAGTCCGATGACTCTTTGACATCTTCCCTTTTCCGGCATGATTCTTCTAAGTCTTCTTTTGTTCCTCAAGCCCCTGCATCTAGGCCACTTGTACCTCCTGGTTTTGCAAATGCACTAGTGGAGAAAAGTCTATCTGTGCAGTCTTCAAGCACTTCCCTTGAATCAGAG GCTAGAAGTGCTGTTGTGGGGGATAAGATTCCTCTAGATGGCATGTATAAAGATCAAGAGAAAAGAAATCAGTCAGCTGTGTGCATGAATGCCAATGTGCAGAAAAGTGGCTTCATGAACACTTCTGTTTTCTTTGTAAATGAAAGCTCGTCAACAAATGCGGAAGTTGTTAAACCTTCGATTGGTTTTGAAAATGCGGCCACTATGACATCTGGTCTTCAGAAAGTCAGTGAAGTTTGGGAAGATGATAGAGTGAATGATTTTTCCAACGAAAAAGAGGCAAAGTCTGAGATTGTGAATACAGTGGGTCAGGATCATTCTACCTCAATTCTGGAAAAGTTGTTTGGCAGTGCTCTGGcaaaaaattatgaaagttCGCCTACTTATGTTGAG AATCAGGGTCTCAAAACATATGAGGAAACATGGAGCCCTGTAGTATCTGAATCTTCTAAGTTTGCTCGTTGGTTTCTTGAAGAAG aaaaaAATTCCGTGGAAGAGTTTTCATCCAGGGACTTGCTCTCTTTAATCGTCAATGAGGAGAAAGTAGGTTTGCAAACACCTGCAATTTCTAATGGCAAAGCTGCAGGGCATATCCCACAAAGCTtagcttttgaaaataatgagcTCTTTACATCTCCTGCAACTTCCTCTATAGCTGGGATATCTGAACAGTATAATCAAGGTGCTAGGCCCGATTCAAGTGTTGTTGTGCTTACGTGTGAGGACCTTGAGCAGTCCATCTTGGCTGAGGTTAAAGATAGCAGTTCAACTTTACGGCATTCTGTACAGGGAGCTGGGACTTCGTTAGATGGTAAATCTGAAGATCAGGGAACTAATATGGATGATCATGCATCCCaacatcttctttctttgttgcaGAAGGGAACAAAGAATGATGCGACGGCATCTCCTATGTTAGGTATGGAATCCTATGATAGAATCTCCATCTCAGATGTGAAAACGGATCTCAATCTTGGGGGTGTTGAGAAttctactgcaagcaattctgaAAGAGTCCCTGGTTCTGAGAAGGCTCTGATGCTAGAAGCATTATTTGGGGCAAAATCTATGTATGAGCTCCATTCTGTGGAAGCCCCAGTCTCAGTTCATAGAGGTTCAGCTGGAGGGCTTAATGACACCGAGGCTCCTCTGTCACATGGACGACCAATTTCTCATACAGATGTTTTCTTCTCTTCTAGTTCAGGTGAGTATCAATCCAGCAAGACCGTTCGTGAAGAACAAATGGTTACTTTAAACCATATTCAGGAAGCAAGAGGCTACAATATTCTGGGTCCTGGGATAGATCACAGAGACTCTCCTACTGAGGGTTCAAAGCTTGGCAGTGCCGGTGCTGAAGAGGGAGCTCTGGAGATTCACCTGCCAGAAGAGGACGGTTTGATCACAGTGAGTGACTCTTTGGACACTATAACCTCTGACCTTTTGCCCCTTATGAATGCAAATAATACCAAGGAGCTCTTACATGAAAAGACTGTGGAAGAACTCGATGATAAATTGCTTAACAATATTCCCAGAGATGTGGAACATATTCAAACACTTGGTCTCGATGGCCTGCCTCATTTACGCGGCCAGTTTGGCGTTGTTGATTCTGATAACCTTTATCATGATTTACAGGGTAGGCTATCTTTGCAGTTACCTCATCTGATGAATCAGCCAAGGCCTTTATTGCAGCAATTGGGTCAACTCGCTAATAGGAATCATGATCCACAGCATCCTTTTCCTGCTAATGTTATTCCTCATCATGCTTTCAACAATGCTAGTGATCCACGGTTTGATCCTGCTGCTCATCATCTGATGTTACAGCACATGCCACTTCCAGGAAATTTCCCACCACAATACCCATTTCAGGGAATTCCAAGAGGTTTACCGCTATCTCATCCCATCAATCACATGCCAGGTTATTTACCTGAGATGGGCAATGTACATAATTTTCCAATGCCCCACCACCAGCCAAACAATGGTGGCCTTGGAATGGGAATGCCAG GAGCTGTTGCCGGGGTTGGTATGGGTGGTCACCCAGAGGCGCTTGAAAGGCTGATTGAAATGGAAATGAGAGCTAATTCAAAGCAGATCCACCCTGCAGCAGCTGGTCATATTCCAGGTATTTTTGGTCCTGACCTCGACATGAACTTCAGGTATAGATGA